A stretch of the Schistocerca serialis cubense isolate TAMUIC-IGC-003099 chromosome 2, iqSchSeri2.2, whole genome shotgun sequence genome encodes the following:
- the LOC126457448 gene encoding tubulin beta-1 chain-like, with the protein MREIVHIQAGQCGNQIGAKFWEIISDEHGIDPTGAYHGDSDLQLERIEVYYNQASGGKYVPRAILVDLEPGTMDSVRSGPFGQIFRPDNFVFGQSGAGNNWAKGHYTEGAELVDSVLDVVRKEAEGCDCLQGFQLTHSLGGGTGSGMGTLLISKIREEYPDRIMNTYSVVPSPKVSDTVVEPYNATLSVHQLVENTDETYCIDNEALYDICFRTLKLAMPTYGDLNHLVSLTMSGVTTCLRFPGQLNADLRKLAVNMVPFPRLHFFMPGFAPLTARGSQQYRALTVPELTQQMFDAKNMMAACDPRHGRYLTVAAIFRGRMSMKEVDEQMLNIQNKNSSYFVEWIPNNVKTAVCDIPPRGLKMSATFIGNSTAIQELFKRISEQFTAMFRRKAFLHWYTGEGMDEMEFTEAESNMNDLVSEYQQYQEATADEDAEFEEEQEGEVEEN; encoded by the exons ATGAGAGAAATAGTTCATATACAGGCTGGTCAATGCGGTAACCAGATCGGCGCAAAG ttctggGAAATTATATCGGACGAGCATGGGATTGATCCAACTGGTGCCTACCACGGAGACTCCGATTTGCAACTGGAACGCATTGAAGTCTACTACAATCAGGCATCAGGGGGCAAATATGTGCCTCGTGCTATCTTGGTGGATCTCGAACCCGGTACGATGGATTCTGTTCGGTCGGGGCCTTTTGGACAGATATTCAGACCAGATAATTTCGTTTTTGGTCAGAGTGGAGCCGGCAACAACTGGGCAAAAGGCCACTACACGGAGGGAGCTGAACTTGTAGATTCCGTGCTGGACGTTGTACGCAAGGAGGCAGAAGGCTGCGATTGCTTACAGGGATTCCAGCTAACCCACTCCCTGGGTGGTGGCACAGGTTCTGGCATGGGCACCTTGCTTATTTCAAAGATTCGTGAAGAATATCCCGACAGAATTATGAATACTTATTCCGTTGTGCCCTCGCCCAAG gtTTCTGACACAGTTGTGGAGCCATACAATGCCACCCTATCGGTACACCAACTAGTAGAAAATACTGATGAAACTTATTGTATTGACAATGAAGCCCTGTACGACATTTGTTTTCGCACACTGAAACTTGCAATGCCAACATATGGAGATCTGAACCATTTGGTTTCCTTAACAATGTCTGGTGTAACAACATGTCTAAGGTTTCCAGGACAGTTAAATGCTGACTTGCGCAAATTAGCAGTTAACATGGTTCCTTTCCCACGCCTACATTTCTTCATGCCTGGGTTTGCCCCTCTGACAGCTCGTGGCAGTCAACAGTATAGAGCCCTTACTGTTCCAGAGCTTACACAACAGATGTTTGATGCTAAGAACATGATGGCAGCTTGTGATCCTCGTCATGGTCGATACTTGACTGTTGCAGCTATCTTCAGAGGTAGAATGTCCATGAAAGAAGTGGATGAGCAGATGCTAAACATCCAAAACAAAAACAGCAGCTACTTTGTAGAATGGATCCCAAATAATGTTAAAACTGCAGTGTGTGACATTCCACCCCGTGGGCTCAAAATGTCTGCTACATTCATTGGAAATTCTACTGCTATTCAGGAGCTCTTCAAGCGCATATCTGAGCAGTTTACTGCTATGTTCCGCCGTAAAGCTTTCCTTCATTGGTATACTGGAGAGGGGATGGATGAAATGGAGTTTACTGAGGCGGAGTCAAACATGAATGACCTGGTGTCAGAGTATCAGCAGTACCAGGAAGCTACTGCAGATGAAGATGCAGAGTTTGAAGAAGAACAGGAGGGGGAAGTCGAGGAAAATTGA